The DNA sequence TTTTTTGgctatataaaaaatttgaatgcCAAGCATGAGACATGAaagatatacatatataataaaagGTGCAATGAGGGATACAATATATATTTGAGAGAAAACGCGATGTCTCAAGTATGAATCCACTACCGATTGTTCATGGGTAATAGAAACAAGTATGACTACTTATGTAAATAAGCTAATATCTTGTTGAAGGCATCAAAGGGAAAATAGTAGCATAAATATATACAGTCCTCGATAAAATTAAACCACCTCCAACGCCAATGGGGGTTAACATAAAGAGCAGTAGCAAATGCCAGCAAGATCGTAATATATGCTGCAGCAAAACTTGCAGAGAAGACGACCCGATCAATATCATACCATTTTACTTCTTTCATATCTGAAAGTGCCACAGGTGAATATGGTAACTCAGGATTAATGCTGCATTTTTTCTTCAACAGTGGCCCACAAAGAAAAGGATTGCCATCATAGCTAGTCTGATCGAATGTTCCAAATTGTTGTTTCAGATCTGGGACTCTACCAGAGAAGTTATTGTGAACTACAGTGAACACTGCTAAAAAATTTAGTTGGGTCAATTCTGAAGGAATTTCTCCACTCAATCTATTGTAAGAAAGATCTAAGCTCTCTATTTGAGAGAGGTTTGAAAACCCTTTCGGGATGGTGCCCTGCAACTCATTGTGAGACAAGTTTAGTGCATGAAGCGAATTTAGGTTTCCCAGTTCATGAGGGATTTCACCGGTTAAGTTGTTGCATGACAAATCCAATCCAGACATGAAGTTAAGAATGTCACCTTTATAGGAGCCAGACCTGTATTTTGTTACAAACTCAACTTCATCTTGTTCATCATATATATCACCATTGATGTAGAAATATCTCTCTAGGTAACCTGCATATATATGAATTCCATTCCCGAAACCAAACTGAGTTGATGGCGCAAACACATTGTCACTGGTGGTTGTCTCCCCAAATTGGAAATGCCCCAAACACCTAGGGATTGACCCAGAAAAAGAGTTGTTCGATAGATCCATCAAACTTATTTTGGTCAATTGGCATAGGTGATTTGGAATCAGGCCACTTAAATGGTTTCCTCCAAGCAGAAGAATTCTTAGGTTGGAAAGTGCCACAATTGACTTGGGAATGCTTCCATTCAAGCTGTTATCTCTAATGTCCAAGGTCAATAGAGATAAGGAGTTGAGAAAATCTTCCGGTATTGCTCCTGTAAACCTGTTTCCTTGCAAATGTAAATGCTCTAAAAACTGTGGGTTCTCACAAGAAGGAAGAGAACCTGAAAGAGCATTATGAGATATGTCAAAAAACTTGAGTGCAACTACTTCACATGGTAACTGACCTTTAAAGCTGTTGTTCCCCATGGCCAGCGTCCTCAAAGTCATGTTACCTATCCAGTTCGGTATCTCACCAGACATGTAGTTGTTGCGGATGTCCAGCAAACTTAAAGGGCTTCTGGTGATTACATCTGATAGAGTCCCTGAAAACTCATTACTGTCCAAATGCAAAAACTCTAATCCTGTCAAGTTAAAGTATTCTGAAAATATTTGGCCACGAAATCCATTATTCGACAATTTCAAAACCTTCAGATTATGACAACCACCAACAAATTGCTTTGGTACTTCTCCTGAGAAATCATTACCAGACACATCCAATTCCTTTAAGTTACTCATTTGAACTATCAATGACAGGATATTACCTTCAAAGCCATTCTTAGATAGATTTAGATGGCTTAACTGAGGAATCATCTGCGCTATATTTTCTTGAAGCTGCCCATTGAACAGATTATCTGAGATATCCATCCAATCCAAATAGATATTGGGGCAACATGTCAGGTGAATTTGACCCATGAAAGAGTTATGCCTTAGGTTTAGAAACTTTAAGTCTCTATTGTTCTCAAGCAACCAATTGGGGAAGCTTCCAGACAAGTTATTGAGAGAGAGATCGACTGCTGTCAG is a window from the Vitis riparia cultivar Riparia Gloire de Montpellier isolate 1030 chromosome 9, EGFV_Vit.rip_1.0, whole genome shotgun sequence genome containing:
- the LOC117921819 gene encoding receptor-like protein 15, with amino-acid sequence MLNNEDPDLLLPSWVDDESSNCCEWERVGCDPITGQVTGLFLNNTRQISSLKDSSAPKWLEYHANDKYWLLNASLFLPFEELRNLDLSANSFDGCIEYEGFEKLSSLRMLEVLNISSNEFNNNIIGSLKTITSLKILVMRKIGLYGSFPIKELASLRDLEILDLRHNVLEGFQSSTQGYESLSTLGKLETLNLGYNSFNQTIIQQLSTLTSLKNLILDNNINFEGSFPAQELSALKNLVTLDLSWDKLSTLKIEGGKGLVKLNKLEHLDLSSNNLTDTHILEFLATLPALKSLSLADNYMEQPLSDQDLEAFSNLEILNLRLNCLTGSVPSSIRALSSLKVLSLSNNRLNSSLSIQGLCELKKLEELDLSLNSFEGILPPCLNNLTSLRLLDLSQNLLTGSISSSLIAGLSSLVYIDLSHNHFEGSFSFSSFANHSKLEVVEFTNDNNKFEIETEHSTWVPMFQLKVLIISNCNLNKLTGGIPKFLQYQYSLTAVDLSLNNLSGSFPNWLLENNRDLKFLNLRHNSFMGQIHLTCCPNIYLDWMDISDNLFNGQLQENIAQMIPQLSHLNLSKNGFEGNILSLIVQMSNLKELDVSGNDFSGEVPKQFVGGCHNLKVLKLSNNGFRGQIFSEYFNLTGLEFLHLDSNEFSGTLSDVITRSPLSLLDIRNNYMSGEIPNWIGNMTLRTLAMGNNSFKGQLPCEVVALKFFDISHNALSGSLPSCENPQFLEHLHLQGNRFTGAIPEDFLNSLSLLTLDIRDNSLNGSIPKSIVALSNLRILLLGGNHLSGLIPNHLCQLTKISLMDLSNNSFSGSIPRCLGHFQFGETTTSDNVFAPSTQFGFGNGIHIYAGYLERYFYINGDIYDEQDEVEFVTKYRSGSYKGDILNFMSGLDLSCNNLTGEIPHELGNLNSLHALNLSHNELQGTIPKGFSNLSQIESLDLSYNRLSGEIPSELTQLNFLAVFTVVHNNFSGRVPDLKQQFGTFDQTSYDGNPFLCGPLLKKKCSINPELPYSPVALSDMKEVKWYDIDRVVFSASFAAAYITILLAFATALYVNPHWRWRWFNFIEDSFLGNAQAVQKAVSSSIDAPRCDTQAGDGR